A region from the Neomonachus schauinslandi chromosome 2, ASM220157v2, whole genome shotgun sequence genome encodes:
- the SOWAHB gene encoding ankyrin repeat domain-containing protein SOWAHB: MARELSQEALLDFLCQAGGRVTNAALLSHFKSFLRDPDAPPSQHQRRRELFKGFVNSVAAVRQDPDGTKYVVLKRRYRDLLGEEGLQRPRDPPAAAAPAGGAASCAPQGARGGEQPLPRRRLRREKKPEEEPAGAAAPAAHSGCSGLAARRTREAARGGGGRRGGSGPGAGARCAAAETQGRCCWECLQNSLEGLPGEQVLGAVPGPATAGEKPASAPPAQDDRGAPRRQSEGAPAEHARVPAAPCSPPTTVEAAGSRASPPALLSRPVSPGDPPELLTPDSLHYPTLQQQQQRTWELVARHPQIPKARDQGPIRAWSVLPDSFLQLPSELSFWVREPNSEPPDPTLPSHSVLSVVPESCPENPPLAVFRSIRCQLSLQDLEDFVDQQSHGSEESSSGPKESPGGSEEGLQVALGTPDWRKLRNPAGGLSPKEGSPSKSLQGLRNRGDGHTSQLVSTEANGLADHPQESLPWPAPRLRRSLRRSSQAGRTKLSSSDEEYLEQDLLKRTRRPPRSRKPSKAGTASSPRVDAALIPKPTDIKASVAERCPPHTSWAWAGEESAALVPHRPSEHKSSVVPLDAREHEWIVKLASGSWIQVLTLFWEDPQLALHKDFLTGYTALHWIAKHGDLRALQDFVSSTQKAGIALDVNVKSSCGYTPLHLAAIHGHQGVIKLLVQRLASQVNIRDSSGKKPWQYLTSNTSGEIWQLLEAPRGRPIFPVYPLVRSSSPTRKAKSREISRNITRKTSFAALLKNQHSKWKLANQYEKFPNPREREEYSD, encoded by the coding sequence ATGGCCCGAGAGTTAAGCCAGGAGGCACTACTGGATTTTCTGTGCCAGGCCGGGGGAAGAGTGACCAACGCCGCCTTGCTGAGCCACTTCAAGAGCTTTCTCCGAGACCCCGACGCGCCCCCCAGCCAGCACCAGCGCCGCCGCGAGCTCTTCAAGGGCTTCGTCAACTCGGTCGCCGCAGTGCGCCAGGACCCCGACGGCACCAAGTATGTGGTGCTCAAGAGGAGGTACAGGGAccttttgggggaggaggggctgcagcGACCCCGAGACCCGCCCGCGGCCGCGGCCCCTGCAGGGGGAGCTGCGTCCTGCGCCCCGCAAGGCGCGCGCGGGGGAGAGCAGCCGCTGCCCAGGCGGCGGCTGCGGCGCGAGAAGAAGCCAGAGGAGGAGCCAGCAGGTGCCGCAGCCCCGGCCGCCCACTCAGGTTGCAGTGGACTCGCAGCCCGCCGCACCCGGGAGGCAGCCCGGGGAGGCGGCGGGCGGAGGGGCGGCTCTGGCCCCGGGGCGGGAGCGAGGTGCGCCGCTGCGGAGACACAGGGCCGCTGCTGCTGGGAATGCCTCCAGAACAGCCTGGAGGGACTGCCGGGGGAGCAGGTGCTCGGTGCAGTCCCGGGCCCCGCCACCGCCGGGGAGAAGCCGGCGAGTGCCCCGCCGGCCCAGGATGACCGCGGGGCTCCCAGGCGGCAGTCGGAAGGCGCGCCCGCAGAGCACGCACGGGTGCCCGCGGCGCCCTGCTCGCCTCCTACAACTGTCGAGGCTGCCGGGAGCCGGGCTTCGCCTCCTGCTCTCCTGTCCCGCCCTGTTTCCCCCGGAGACCCGCCAGAGCTGTTGACCCCGGACTCTCTGCATTATCCCACcctgcagcagcagcaacagcgcACTTGGGAATTGGTGGCCAGACATCCCCAGATTCCCAAGGCCCGGGACCAAGGCCCCATCCGAGCTTGGTCGGTCCTGCCGGACAGCTTCCTCCAGCTACCCTCGGAGCTGAGCTTCTGGGTCCGGGAACCTAACTCAGAGCCTCCAGACCCCACTCTTCCCTCTCATTCTGTCCTTTCTGTTGTTCCGGAATCCTGTCCCGAGAACCCTCCATTGGCAGTCTTTCGTAGCATTCGTTGTCAGCTGTCCCTGCAAGATCTGGAAGATTTTGTGGACCAACAGAGCCACGGCAGTGAGGAGAGCAGCAGTGGGCCCAAAGAATCTCCTGGGGGTTCTGAAGAGGGGCTGCAGGTTGCTCTGGGAACCCCAGATTGGAGAAAGCTCAGGAATCCAGCTGGAGGTCTTTCTCCAAAGGAGGGCAGCCCCAGCAAGAGCCTTCAGGGCCTCAGGAACAGAGGTGATGGTCACACCTCTCAGCTGGTCTCGACAGAGGCTAATGGCCTTGCAGATCACCCCCAGGAGTCTTTGCCCTGGCCAGCTCCCAGGTTAAGGAGATCCCTCAGGAGGAGCTCTCAGGCAGGGAGAACCAAATTGTCTTCTTCTGATGAGGAGTATCTTGAGCAGGACTTGCTGAAAAGGACTCGGCGCCCACCGCGGTCCAGGAAACCCTCCAAGGCAGGAACAGCATCCAGCCCAAGAGTGGATGCTGCTTTGATACCCAAACCTACAGACATTAAGGCTTCTGTAGCTGAGCGGTGTCCGCCACACACctcctgggcctgggctggggaggagtcTGCAGCCTTGGTCCCACACAGACCTTCTGAGCACAAGTCATCTGTGGTCCCCCTGGATGCCAGGGAGCACGAATGGATTGTGAAGCTTGCCAGTGGCTCTTGGATTCAGGTGTTGACTTTGTTTTGGGAGGACCCCCAGCTGGCTCTGCACAAAGACTTCTTGACTGGGTACACTGCCTTGCACTGGATAGCCAAACATGGTGACCTCAGGGCCCTTCAGGATTTTGTCTCCAGCACACAGAAAGCAGGGATTGCTCTTGATGTCAATGTGAAGTCCAGTTGTGGATATACCCCTCTGCACCTTGCAGCCATTCATGGCCACCAGGGGGTCATCAAATTGCTAGTGCAAAGGTTGGCTTCTCAGGTGAACATCCGGGACAGCAGTGGGAAGAAGCCATGGCAGTATCTGACCAGTAATACCTCTGGGGAGATATGGCAGCTACTGGAAGCCCCTCGGGGCAGGCCCATTTTTCCTGTCTATCCTTTAGTCCGAAGCTCTTCCCCCACCAGGAAGGCCAAAAGCCGGGAAATATCAAGAAATATCACCCGGAAGACTTCCTTTGCTGCACTCCTCAAAAATCAGCACAGCAAATGGAAATTGGCCAACCAGTATGAGAAATTCCCCAAtccaagggaaagagaagagtacAGTGACTGA